The Bacteroidia bacterium genome has a segment encoding these proteins:
- the rpmB gene encoding 50S ribosomal protein L28, with product MSRVCELTGKKAITGHNVSHSNRKTKRLFKPNLKLKKFYIPEENTWVTIKVSTSALRTIHKKGISAVINEAFEKGFIA from the coding sequence TGTGAATTAACCGGAAAAAAAGCCATCACTGGTCATAACGTTTCTCACTCGAATCGTAAAACCAAAAGGTTGTTTAAGCCAAATTTGAAGCTTAAAAAGTTCTATATCCCAGAAGAAAACACTTGGGTGACTATCAAAGTTAGCACTTCTGCATTGCGTACCATTCACAAAAAAGGTATCTCTGCTGTAATCAACGAAGCTTTCGAAAAAGGCTTTATTGCATAA